From Humisphaera borealis, the proteins below share one genomic window:
- a CDS encoding RNA polymerase sigma factor: protein MSARGVARESDRRVEWVRSAVALHERPLTQYAVHLLAGDLERARDLVQEAFLRLCDQDQDAIEGHVVEWLYTVCRNLAIDVKRKERRMRLITDEQQDSFAATYESPTDAAEREDSFGRVTEVIQNLPPRQQEIVRLKFQHGMSYKEIGKVMNLTATNVGFILHTAIKSLREHLDVRESQ from the coding sequence ATGTCGGCTCGAGGCGTCGCCCGCGAGAGCGATCGTCGGGTCGAATGGGTCCGAAGCGCCGTCGCACTTCATGAACGCCCGCTAACGCAGTATGCGGTCCACCTGCTCGCCGGCGATCTTGAACGTGCCCGTGATCTGGTCCAGGAGGCTTTTCTCAGGCTTTGCGATCAGGATCAGGACGCGATCGAAGGGCACGTGGTCGAGTGGCTGTACACGGTGTGCCGCAACCTGGCGATTGACGTCAAGCGGAAAGAACGCCGCATGAGGCTTATCACCGACGAGCAGCAGGATTCGTTCGCGGCGACGTACGAATCGCCGACGGACGCCGCCGAGCGGGAGGATTCCTTCGGCCGGGTGACGGAAGTGATCCAGAACCTTCCGCCACGGCAGCAGGAGATCGTGAGGCTCAAGTTCCAGCACGGAATGAGCTATAAGGAAATCGGAAAAGTGATGAATCTCACGGCGACGAACGTCGGATTCATCCTTCACACGGCGATCAAGTCGCTGAGAGAACATCTGGATGTGAGAGAAAGCCAGTAG